The Lucilia cuprina isolate Lc7/37 chromosome 5, ASM2204524v1, whole genome shotgun sequence genome includes a window with the following:
- the LOC111689189 gene encoding uncharacterized protein LOC111689189, with amino-acid sequence MLSRLPQQNNVDEIQTDDLLDFETTEFESDEYLELVKQITENGERLPDLKIVDGKIFKRMINETGLEDHQWKLWIPPNLTQAIIEKAHSTSLSAHGRMAKTIEKVKRFFYWPKMVLQIKEFVKNCIICKETKPANIHLMPGIGNEVTTERPFQKLPCEKRQQQI; translated from the exons ATGCTTTCACGATTACCACAGCAAAACAACGTCGATGAGATTCAAACCGATGATCTGCTGGATTTCGAAACCACGGAATTTGAATCCGATGAATATTTGGAATTAGTGAAACAAATCACTGAAAATGGGGAGAGATTACCGGATCTAAAAATAGTAGatgggaaaatttttaaacgaatGATAAATGAAACAGGTTTGGAAGACCATCAATGGAAATTGTGGATACCTCCAAACCTTACTCAGGCTATAATTGAAAAAGCACATTCAACGAGCCTTTCAGCTCATGGGAGAATGGCAAAAACCATTGAAAAAGTGAAAAGATTCTTTTATTGGCCGAAAATGGTATTACAAATTAAGGAATTTGTCAAGAATTGTATAATATGTAAAGAAACCAAACCGGCTAATATACATTTAATGCCCGGAATCGGCAATGAAGTGACAACGGAAAGACCATTTCAAAAGCT GCCATGCGAGAAGCGACAACAGcaaatataa